The following proteins are co-located in the Fusobacteria bacterium ZRK30 genome:
- a CDS encoding short-chain fatty acid transporter produces the protein MNKTAAKETTIRQKSIFEKFTNLCVILIQKYLPDPFIFCAILTFIVFLIAMPITKQSPMSIINNWTNGFWSLLSFAMQMALVLVTGHTMASSPFFKKTLSFMASKLKNPSQAIVGVTVVSVLASFINWGFGLVIGAIFAKEIAKKVKGVDYRLLIASAYTGFLVWHGGLSASIPLKLASGGGLKSATAGAITEAIPTSMTIFSATNLIILIVLFITLPFVNRAMHPKKDDVITIDNDLLIEIPEEKLNFANMTPAEKIENSKTVSLLLGIMGYTYIVSYFMKNGFALNLNIVNFVFLFTAILLHGTPHRFLNAIKEASKGAAGIILQFPFYAGIMGIMVGKGPEGISLAGAMSNMFVNISTETTFPFFTFLSAGIVNFFVPSGGGQWAVQAPIMMPAGAALGIPAAKTAMAIAWGDAWTNMIQPFWALPALGIAGLGAKDIMGYCLVVLIYSGAIISLVLMFL, from the coding sequence ATGAATAAAACCGCAGCTAAAGAAACAACTATTAGACAAAAAAGTATCTTTGAAAAATTTACAAATTTATGTGTAATATTAATACAAAAATATCTGCCTGATCCATTTATATTTTGCGCCATCTTAACATTTATAGTTTTTTTAATTGCTATGCCTATTACTAAACAATCTCCTATGTCTATTATCAACAACTGGACCAATGGATTTTGGAGCTTATTATCTTTTGCCATGCAGATGGCACTGGTATTAGTTACAGGGCATACTATGGCTAGTTCTCCATTTTTTAAAAAAACCTTATCGTTTATGGCCAGTAAATTAAAAAACCCATCTCAGGCCATAGTAGGAGTTACTGTAGTTTCTGTCTTAGCTTCATTTATTAACTGGGGATTTGGTCTTGTAATTGGGGCTATATTTGCTAAAGAAATTGCTAAAAAAGTCAAAGGTGTAGATTACCGGTTATTAATTGCTTCTGCATATACTGGATTTTTAGTTTGGCATGGAGGTTTATCCGCTTCAATACCTTTAAAACTAGCATCTGGCGGAGGTTTAAAAAGTGCAACAGCAGGAGCTATTACAGAAGCAATCCCTACATCTATGACTATTTTTTCAGCCACTAACTTAATTATATTAATCGTTCTATTTATCACTTTACCCTTTGTTAATAGGGCTATGCATCCTAAAAAAGATGATGTTATAACGATAGATAACGATCTGCTTATAGAGATCCCAGAAGAAAAACTAAATTTCGCTAATATGACTCCAGCAGAAAAAATAGAAAACAGTAAAACTGTTTCCTTACTTTTGGGAATAATGGGCTATACTTATATTGTTTCGTACTTTATGAAAAATGGGTTTGCATTAAACTTAAACATAGTTAATTTTGTGTTCTTATTTACAGCAATTCTTTTACACGGAACACCTCATAGATTTTTAAATGCAATCAAAGAAGCTTCCAAGGGTGCCGCAGGAATAATACTTCAATTTCCTTTCTACGCTGGAATAATGGGTATTATGGTTGGAAAAGGACCCGAAGGAATTTCTTTGGCAGGAGCTATGTCAAACATGTTTGTTAATATTTCCACTGAAACAACTTTCCCTTTCTTTACTTTTTTAAGTGCTGGGATTGTTAATTTCTTTGTTCCGTCTGGTGGAGGCCAATGGGCAGTTCAAGCTCCGATAATGATGCCTGCTGGTGCTGCTCTTGGTATTCCAGCAGCAAAAACTGCCATGGCAATAGCTTGGGGAGATGCATGGACAAACATGATACAGCCATTTTGGGCTCTTCCTGCTCTTGGTATTGCAGGCTTAGGTGCTAAAGATATAATGGGTTATTGTTTGGTAGTACTTATTTACTCCGGTGCTATAATTTCACTGGTTTTAATGTTTCTATAA
- the ablA gene encoding lysine 2,3-aminomutase, whose product MMNLNYESRRKELFPNVSDEQWNDWHWQVRNRIETLEDLKKYFDLSPEEEEGVKTANSILRMGITPYYLTLIDPKNPKCPVRQQAIPTAAEVHKADADLDDPLHEDEDSPVPGLTHRYPDRVLLLVTDMCSMYCRHCTRRRFAGQTDAALGMEKIDTAIDYIAKTPVIRDVLLSGGDALLISDEKLEYIFKRLRAIPHVQIVRIGSRTPVVLPQRITPELVNMMKKYHPVWLNTHFNHSDEITSASKAACELMADAGIPLGNQSVLLRGINDCTHIMKELVQDLVAIRVRPYYIYQCDLSVGLEHFRTPVSKGIEIIEGLRGHTSGYAIPTFVVDAPGGGGKTPVMPQYIISQSPKRVVLRNFEGVITTYTEPKPYEDKCDCKHCQEERQHLGIAKLLDGKQLAIEPKVLDRHIRNEH is encoded by the coding sequence ATGATGAATTTAAACTACGAAAGCAGAAGAAAAGAATTATTTCCAAATGTAAGTGATGAACAATGGAATGACTGGCATTGGCAAGTAAGAAATAGAATTGAAACTTTAGAAGATTTAAAAAAATATTTTGACCTATCACCAGAAGAGGAGGAGGGAGTAAAAACAGCTAACTCTATCCTTAGAATGGGAATCACTCCATATTATTTAACATTGATCGATCCAAAAAATCCAAAATGTCCAGTAAGACAACAGGCGATCCCTACAGCTGCTGAAGTACATAAAGCAGATGCTGATCTAGACGACCCTCTACATGAGGATGAGGATTCACCGGTTCCAGGACTTACTCATAGATATCCAGATAGAGTATTATTGTTAGTTACAGATATGTGTTCTATGTATTGCAGACATTGCACTAGAAGAAGATTTGCAGGTCAGACAGATGCTGCTTTAGGAATGGAAAAGATAGATACAGCTATTGATTATATCGCTAAAACTCCTGTAATCAGAGATGTATTGCTTTCTGGAGGAGACGCTCTACTTATCTCAGATGAGAAATTAGAGTATATCTTCAAAAGATTGAGAGCTATTCCTCATGTTCAAATCGTAAGAATAGGATCTAGAACTCCTGTTGTATTACCTCAAAGAATTACTCCTGAACTAGTAAATATGATGAAAAAATATCATCCGGTTTGGTTAAATACCCACTTCAATCATTCAGATGAGATCACATCTGCTTCTAAAGCTGCATGTGAATTGATGGCTGATGCAGGAATCCCATTAGGAAATCAATCTGTTTTACTTAGAGGAATAAATGACTGTACTCATATCATGAAAGAGTTAGTACAGGACCTGGTAGCTATAAGAGTAAGACCTTACTACATCTATCAGTGTGACCTTTCAGTAGGATTAGAACACTTCAGAACTCCTGTATCTAAAGGAATCGAGATCATCGAAGGTCTTCGTGGACATACATCTGGATATGCTATCCCAACATTTGTTGTAGACGCTCCTGGTGGTGGAGGTAAGACTCCGGTTATGCCGCAATATATCATCTCTCAAAGTCCAAAAAGAGTAGTTCTTAGAAACTTTGAAGGAGTTATCACAACATATACAGAACCAAAACCATATGAAGATAAATGTGACTGCAAGCATTGTCAAGAAGAAAGACAACACCTTGGAATAGCTAAACTATTAGATGGTAAACAGCTAGCTATTGAGCCTAAGGTACTTGACAGACACATCAGAAATGAACACTAA
- a CDS encoding lysine 5,6-aminomutase subunit alpha — MQDSKLHLDWDVVADARKSARNIAIDVQTYIDDHSTVSVERTICRLLGIDGIDKFEVPLPNIVVEHIEKEGNLTLGVSHYIGNAMVETGLSPQEIAEKVSQGELNLGKISTHDAFEIKLAIDKIARENTDKIANNRKDRESYLERFGDKTGPLLYLIVATGNIYEDVTQAVAAAKQGADIIAVIRSTGQSLLDYVPFGASTEGFGGTLATQENFRIMRKALDEVGEELGRYIRLCNYCSGLCMPEIAAMGAFERLDVMLNDALYGILFRDINMKRTFVDQYFSRIINGFAGVIINTGEDNYLTTADAIEEAHTVLASQFINEQFALLANLPEEQQGLGHAFEIHPDTENGFLLELSQAQMAREIFPKAPLKYMPPTKFMTGDIFKGHVQDALFNMVTIMTGQRLHLMGMMTEAIHTPFMSDRALAIDNAQYIFKNMKDFGSEITFKKDGMIVNRAKEVLEKGRDLIKEIETTGMFDTLQKGKFAGIKRPIDGGKGLNGVFVKDTTYFNPFIELMTGGDK, encoded by the coding sequence ATGCAGGATTCAAAATTACACTTAGATTGGGATGTAGTGGCAGACGCTAGAAAATCAGCTAGAAATATCGCCATAGACGTACAAACTTATATAGATGACCACTCTACTGTATCGGTAGAGAGAACAATTTGTCGTTTACTTGGTATCGACGGCATCGATAAATTTGAAGTACCACTGCCAAACATAGTGGTAGAACATATTGAAAAGGAAGGAAACCTTACTTTAGGAGTTTCTCATTATATCGGAAATGCTATGGTAGAAACAGGCCTTTCTCCCCAGGAGATTGCTGAAAAAGTATCTCAAGGAGAGTTAAATCTAGGGAAGATATCTACCCATGATGCTTTTGAAATTAAATTAGCTATAGATAAGATTGCCCGTGAAAATACAGATAAAATTGCAAACAACAGAAAGGACAGAGAGTCTTATTTAGAAAGATTTGGAGATAAAACAGGGCCGCTTTTATATCTTATTGTAGCCACTGGAAATATATATGAAGATGTAACTCAAGCTGTAGCAGCTGCCAAGCAAGGGGCAGATATTATAGCTGTTATCAGAAGTACAGGTCAAAGTTTACTGGACTACGTACCTTTTGGAGCTAGTACAGAGGGATTTGGAGGGACATTAGCTACCCAGGAAAACTTTAGAATAATGAGAAAAGCACTGGATGAAGTAGGAGAGGAATTAGGAAGATATATCAGACTTTGCAACTATTGCTCTGGTCTATGTATGCCTGAGATCGCTGCTATGGGAGCCTTTGAAAGACTTGATGTAATGTTAAACGATGCACTTTATGGAATTTTATTTAGAGATATCAATATGAAGAGAACATTTGTAGATCAATATTTTTCTAGAATAATAAATGGATTTGCAGGAGTAATCATCAATACCGGAGAAGATAACTACCTTACTACAGCAGATGCCATAGAGGAAGCTCATACGGTCCTTGCTTCTCAATTTATAAATGAACAATTTGCACTTCTTGCTAATCTGCCTGAAGAGCAGCAAGGACTAGGACACGCATTTGAGATCCATCCAGATACAGAAAATGGATTCTTATTGGAACTTTCCCAGGCTCAAATGGCTAGAGAAATATTTCCAAAGGCACCATTAAAATATATGCCTCCTACGAAATTTATGACTGGAGATATCTTCAAAGGCCATGTACAGGATGCTCTATTCAATATGGTAACTATTATGACTGGACAAAGACTTCACCTTATGGGAATGATGACTGAGGCTATCCATACTCCATTTATGTCTGACAGAGCCCTGGCAATTGATAATGCTCAATATATCTTTAAAAATATGAAAGATTTCGGTTCTGAGATAACATTTAAAAAAGATGGGATGATTGTAAATCGTGCCAAGGAAGTTCTTGAAAAAGGTAGAGACCTAATCAAAGAGATTGAAACAACAGGAATGTTTGATACCCTTCAAAAAGGTAAATTTGCAGGAATAAAGAGACCTATTGATGGTGGAAAAGGATTAAACGGTGTATTTGTAAAGGATACTACATATTTTAATCCATTTATAGAACTAATGACTGGAGGTGACAAATAA
- a CDS encoding 3-oxoacid CoA-transferase subunit B, with amino-acid sequence MDKKLIREIIAKRVAQELNDGDVVNLGIGLPTAVANYVPENMDVIFQSENGLLGVGPAPKEGEEIKDLVNAGGMPITTLDGAVFFDSAMSFSVIRGGHVDMTVLGALQVDEKGNLANWIIPGKMVPGMGGAMDLVVGAKKVIVSMEHTAKGKPKIFPLCTLPLTAANQVNLIVTEMAVIEVTSDGLLLKEIGPHNTVEDVIANTPAKLILADDIKVMKI; translated from the coding sequence ATGGATAAAAAATTAATTAGAGAAATTATTGCTAAGAGAGTTGCACAAGAATTAAACGATGGAGATGTAGTTAACCTTGGTATAGGTCTTCCTACTGCAGTTGCTAACTATGTTCCAGAGAATATGGATGTTATCTTCCAATCAGAAAATGGTCTCTTAGGAGTAGGTCCTGCCCCCAAAGAGGGAGAAGAGATTAAAGACCTGGTCAATGCAGGTGGAATGCCAATTACTACCTTAGATGGAGCAGTATTCTTTGACTCTGCTATGTCTTTTTCTGTAATCCGTGGGGGACATGTTGATATGACTGTCCTAGGAGCATTACAGGTAGATGAAAAAGGTAACCTTGCTAACTGGATAATCCCTGGAAAGATGGTTCCCGGTATGGGAGGAGCTATGGATCTTGTTGTAGGAGCTAAAAAAGTAATAGTTTCTATGGAACATACTGCAAAGGGAAAGCCAAAGATCTTCCCACTATGCACATTGCCCCTAACTGCTGCTAATCAGGTAAACTTGATTGTCACAGAGATGGCAGTTATCGAGGTAACTTCTGATGGGTTATTATTAAAAGAGATCGGGCCGCATAATACTGTAGAAGATGTTATAGCTAATACACCTGCAAAATTAATCTTAGCAGATGATATAAAAGTAATGAAAATATAA
- a CDS encoding MaoC family dehydratase, whose amino-acid sequence MIKSLKIGDSFSFNKIVEAVDVEKFAEVSTDHNPVHLDEEYAKTTMFKKRIAHGMLGVSYISSILGTKFPGEGTIYLGQTVKFLAPVYLGDTLEVKAEIIDLKEGRNDRATLRTTCTNQEGKMVIDGEASVMLPKA is encoded by the coding sequence ATGATAAAATCATTAAAAATCGGAGATTCTTTTAGTTTTAATAAGATCGTAGAAGCTGTGGATGTAGAAAAATTTGCAGAGGTAAGTACAGATCATAATCCTGTTCATTTAGATGAGGAGTATGCTAAAACGACTATGTTTAAAAAGAGAATAGCCCATGGAATGTTAGGAGTATCTTATATCTCATCTATTTTAGGGACAAAATTTCCTGGTGAAGGAACTATATATTTAGGACAGACCGTCAAATTTTTAGCTCCAGTTTATTTAGGAGATACTTTAGAAGTTAAAGCAGAAATCATTGATCTTAAAGAGGGTCGAAATGACAGGGCTACCCTGAGAACTACCTGCACAAATCAAGAGGGGAAGATGGTAATCGATGGAGAAGCCAGCGTAATGCTTCCAAAGGCATAA
- the atoD gene encoding acetate CoA-transferase subunit alpha, with translation MSKKIIDVADAVSKIEDGMTIMVGGFLGTGTPHTIVDAIIKKGVKNLTIISNDTGIKDSGVGRFIYNNMVKKVITSHIGTNPETGRQMNEKEIEVELVPQGTLAERIRSGGAGLGGVLTPTGLGTIVADGKEIIEVDGKQFLLEKPLRADIAILLGHTVDTKGNIIYANTARNFNPIMATAADTVIVEAENIVEVGNINPNEVVTPRIFVDHIVGSDYNG, from the coding sequence ATGTCTAAGAAAATAATTGATGTTGCAGATGCAGTATCTAAAATAGAAGATGGAATGACCATCATGGTAGGAGGGTTTTTAGGTACTGGAACACCTCATACTATCGTAGATGCTATTATAAAAAAAGGTGTAAAAAATCTAACTATCATATCTAACGACACAGGAATAAAAGATAGTGGTGTAGGAAGATTTATCTATAACAATATGGTAAAAAAAGTAATCACATCACACATTGGTACAAACCCGGAAACTGGCAGACAGATGAATGAAAAAGAGATCGAGGTCGAGTTAGTTCCCCAGGGAACTTTAGCTGAGAGAATAAGATCTGGAGGAGCTGGTTTAGGAGGCGTTCTTACTCCTACTGGTCTTGGTACTATAGTTGCAGATGGGAAAGAAATAATAGAGGTAGATGGAAAACAATTTCTTTTGGAAAAACCTCTTAGAGCAGATATTGCTATCCTTTTAGGACACACTGTTGATACCAAAGGAAACATTATCTATGCCAATACTGCTAGAAATTTTAATCCTATAATGGCTACTGCTGCTGATACAGTTATAGTAGAAGCTGAAAACATAGTAGAAGTAGGAAATATCAATCCTAATGAAGTTGTTACACCTAGAATTTTTGTAGATCATATAGTAGGAAGTGATTATAATGGATAA
- a CDS encoding cobalamin-dependent protein (Presence of a B(12) (cobalamin)-binding domain implies dependence on cobalamin itself, in one of its several forms, or in some unusual lineages, dependence on a cobalamin-like analog.): protein MSGGLYSTEDKSFDTTLDLKKLKPYGDTMNDGKVQISLTLPVPADEKGAEAAKELAKKMGISEPAVSHYGALDTHFSFYVVYGSLNHTVDYDEIHVETVDIETMDMYGVQNFISENIKRDVVIVGASTGTDAHTVGIDAVMNMKGYAGHYGLERYKGIEAYNLGSQVENEEFIKKAIELKADALLVSQTVTQKNIHIQNLTHLVELMEAEGIRDKVILIAGGPRISHELAKELGYDAGFGPGKYADDVATFIVEEMVKREMV from the coding sequence ATGAGTGGAGGATTATATTCAACTGAAGATAAAAGTTTTGATACTACGTTAGACTTAAAAAAATTAAAACCTTATGGGGATACCATGAATGATGGAAAGGTACAGATCAGCTTGACTCTGCCAGTTCCTGCCGATGAAAAAGGTGCTGAAGCAGCTAAAGAACTGGCTAAAAAAATGGGAATATCTGAACCAGCTGTTTCTCATTATGGAGCTTTAGACACTCACTTCTCATTCTATGTAGTATATGGATCATTGAACCATACTGTAGATTATGACGAGATCCACGTAGAAACAGTAGATATCGAAACTATGGATATGTACGGGGTACAAAACTTTATCAGTGAAAACATCAAAAGAGATGTAGTTATCGTGGGAGCCAGTACAGGAACTGACGCTCATACAGTGGGAATAGATGCTGTTATGAATATGAAGGGATATGCTGGTCACTACGGTCTTGAAAGGTATAAAGGGATAGAAGCTTATAACTTAGGATCTCAGGTAGAAAATGAGGAGTTCATCAAAAAAGCAATTGAATTGAAAGCTGATGCACTATTAGTTTCCCAGACAGTTACTCAAAAAAATATCCATATTCAAAACTTGACTCATCTGGTGGAATTGATGGAAGCTGAAGGAATCAGAGACAAGGTTATTCTTATTGCTGGAGGTCCTAGAATCTCCCATGAACTAGCCAAAGAATTAGGTTATGATGCTGGTTTTGGTCCCGGGAAATACGCAGATGATGTAGCAACATTTATTGTAGAAGAGATGGTAAAAAGAGAGATGGTGTAA